In the Burkholderia multivorans ATCC BAA-247 genome, GCGCGGCAAGCATGCGGTTCCTGACCGATACCGACAAGCGCAAGAAGTAACGAGAGATCACACGCAAGAGCACTTTATGAGCAAAGACTACAAGGATCTGCTGGTTTCCCTCGACATCGGCACGTCGAAGGTGGTGGCCATCGTCGCCGAGCTGAAGGGCGAAGGCCATTACGAGGTGATCGGTCTGGGCCAGAGCGAATCGAAGGGTCTGAAAAAAGGTGTGGTGGTCAACATCGAGGCCACCGTGCAATCGATCCAGCGCGCGCTCGAGGAAGCCGAGCTGATGGCCGACTGCAAGATCACCAACGTGTTCACCGGCATCGCGGGCAGCCATATCCGCAGCTTCAATTCGAGCGGGATGGTCGCGATCAAGGACAAGGAAGTCACGCAGACGGACGTCGCGCGCGTGATCGAGACCGCGAAGGCGATCAACATCCCGACGGACCAGCAGGTGCTGCACATCCTCACGCAGGAATTCATCATCGACGGGCAGGAAGACGTGCGCGAGCCGATCGGGATGAGCGGGATCCGGCTGGAAGTGAAGGTGCACATCGTGACGGGCGCGGTCAGCGCCGCGCAGAACATCGTCAAGTGCGTGCGCCGCTGCGGGCTCGAGGTGAACGACCTGATCCTGCAGCCGCTCGCGTCGTCGCTCGCGGTGCTGACCGAAGACGAGAAGGATCTCGGCGTGGTGCTCGTCGACATCGGCGGCGGCACGACCGACATCGCGATCTTCGCGGAAGGCGCGATCCGTCACACGGCCGTGATTCCGATCGCCGGCGACCAGATCACGAGCGACATCGCGATGGCGCTGCGCACGCCGACGCCCGATGCGGAAGACATCAAGGTCGGCTACGGAATCGCGAAGCAGGCACTCGCCGATCCGGACGAGATGGTCGAAGTGCCGGGGCTCGGCGAGCGCGGTCCGCGCACGCTGTCGCGCCAGGCGCTCGCGGCCGTGATCGAGCCGCGCGTCGAGGAACTGTTCTCGCTCGTGCAGCAGGTCGTGCGCGAATCGGGTTACGAAGAACTGCTGAGCTCCGGCGTGGTCATTACCGGCGGCGCGGCGATGATGCCGGGCATGGTCGAGCTCGGCGAGGACATTTTCCTGAAGCCGGTGCGCATCGGTGCGCCCGAGTACGCGGGCGGTCTTGCCGACGTCGTGCGCAATCCGCGCTATTCGACGGCGATGGGGCTGCTCGTCGAAGGCAGCGCGCAGCGCATGCGCGGCCGCAAGGTTGCGGTGCAGTCCGGCAACGCGGGGCAGATCTTCTCGCGGATGAAGGAGTGGTTCCTGAGCAATTTTTAAGCGC is a window encoding:
- the ftsA gene encoding cell division protein FtsA; the encoded protein is MSKDYKDLLVSLDIGTSKVVAIVAELKGEGHYEVIGLGQSESKGLKKGVVVNIEATVQSIQRALEEAELMADCKITNVFTGIAGSHIRSFNSSGMVAIKDKEVTQTDVARVIETAKAINIPTDQQVLHILTQEFIIDGQEDVREPIGMSGIRLEVKVHIVTGAVSAAQNIVKCVRRCGLEVNDLILQPLASSLAVLTEDEKDLGVVLVDIGGGTTDIAIFAEGAIRHTAVIPIAGDQITSDIAMALRTPTPDAEDIKVGYGIAKQALADPDEMVEVPGLGERGPRTLSRQALAAVIEPRVEELFSLVQQVVRESGYEELLSSGVVITGGAAMMPGMVELGEDIFLKPVRIGAPEYAGGLADVVRNPRYSTAMGLLVEGSAQRMRGRKVAVQSGNAGQIFSRMKEWFLSNF